In Mytilus edulis chromosome 8, xbMytEdul2.2, whole genome shotgun sequence, the genomic window TAAAATTTGTGGAAAGTCATTCCGGAGTATTTCAGCAGTGTATGATCACGAAAGGAGGCATGCCAAGAAGGGGCCATACAAGTGTTGTAGGAAAGTTTTTTTCAGTAAAGCCAATATCAAAAGACACAGGTAAATTTTCATTTCATGGAATTCTTATCATATTACTGTcactaaatttttgaaaataacataAGCCACGGAAATAGAGAAGTTGTCTATAAACAAAATCAGTCAAATGAAAATACGAACTAGGAATATATCATTTCTGTAAAAATGTCTCTGTCCTCTGTGAATATGTACTTTTATTCAAGGaacattatgtataaaaaaatcagcATTTAAAAATCTAGGGAATTGCAAAACCCGAAAACCAAGACAAATTTGTACAATCAATTAACACTAACACTTTAAAATACATAACCGCGATGGAACCCACCACAACATGGGCAAAATTGGTACCAGTAATCATTGCCTGCCTACGAGCCTTGTATAGGAAATTACCTTACTGGACACTATTAACCATATGTTAATTCTTGATCTTTAAACATTCAGGTGTGCAGTGCATGGTGAAGAAAAAACATTTGCATGTGAACAGtgtgataaaagattttcaattaTGGCTGATCTCACCCGTCACCTCAAGATTCACGAGGAACACCCTGTAAAATTTAAATGTACAGTATGTGGTTTAGAGTTTAAGAAAGCACATGATTGTGGTGATCACGAGGCTAGTCACAGGGGTGACAAACAGCATAGGTGCACATGTGGAAAGGTATACATCCACCAGACAAACCTTTACAGACATAAGAGAAAATGTAATCATTGACAATCAGGATTCATCTtgactttattatttattttacgtTTTGTACTTTGATCTCAAAGATGAGATACATACTAGTTTtgacaaataaagatttatttctatgaaaaatatttattcaatgcCCATTTTAACAGTAGGTAGAAGTTTGGCCTGGTTGCATCTAGCTTTTTCCCAACGAATTCCAAGTTCCCCTTTACATAGAGCATTTCTGTCAGTTGAAATTGTTGCCTCTCGCTACATCAGATTCAGACATTTCCTCCATTACATATGGGGCAAGATTGATGAGTTCGTTAGTTAGTTTATCAAAATTTCCCTTCTCTGTTGAAGTGGATGCATCGCTAGTTACACATTTATGACTATCACCAAGGTGAGTATTTAAGGAAGTAGTATCCGGTTGCATTGACATATGTGTGTACAATGGCAAGGTGCCGACATCCATTTCAAAGTCGGAATTTTCGATATTTTGTATCAAAGGTATATCACTGTTAAAAACTTGCCATTCATCATTCTTTGTTGTTGTAATTTTGCTAGACTGTGTTAACTGTACAGTGCACGTTTTGTCTTCCCTTTTTTAGGTGAAGGAGAGTATGTTATTTTAAACGGACTTTTTGTTGGGCTGAAAAGTGTGCGCTTTGAGTGCCCTTTTACCTTCCCACGTTTTGGAGAAGGAGAATACTTTACTGTGTATGGCGATTTTGAAAATACCCTCTTCATTCCTGTCTGTAAGGTTGGAATTGCCTTATTTGACGAACTCTTTTGCTGCCTGACAGTAGAGTTTTTCCGATATTTTGGCAGTTGCAGGGAAAGCCTGGATTTTTTCCGCATGACGGGACCtataataagataaaaataaCTGAATTAGAATTTAACTGTgtcgaaaaaaaaatgtagtttccAAATAGGGtcgaaaatatattgtaaaagtcTGATAGAAAGTATATTATTTATGCGTCAGGCAGTACTACTTTtgcataaaattataaattattttctgcATGTATTTCCTGGCCATAAAAACCGTTTATGGgatcttatatataattattatatcgATTCAGATTCATACCGTGGAACTGATCATATAATGTTCATACCATGGATACtgatcattttttgaaaaaaaaatattattgcgtTCAtctgacaaaaatgtaaaaaatatacacTGACGCTAGTTTGTATGAATGAATAAGTAAATGTGGGCAAGTTTCTGTACACGATTGGCGAAAATAAGATACATAAATGGATTTATAGTGATTTTACGGACATATCGTGTACACAATCCTGATCAATCTTCGGCAGAACTGAAATATTCTGTGAATGTTCTCTATGAAACCAACAGTGAAATATAACTTAATGGGCATCAAAATATTCGGAACAAAACGCTGCATATGATGAGGGGGGTCCTATAGTATGAATACGATGATATGTAGATACTTACGTTCAAAATTTGCCTCCAAGCGAACTTGTTTATTCAGACAGGCGCCATTTTTCCGTGAAACTGATCACAAGCAAGTCACGTGTTTCGCGACCGTGAAATGGAGAGTTCAATCCAAATTAGTTGGGTTAGGATAGGAAAATGAAGCCACGGCTAAGTGACAAAGGAGTCAAGTCAGGTGGGCCCTACATTTTGCATGGCAACTATGAAGTTAACAACTATGATTCCAGTCTTGTCTTACCAGGTCATTGAAAAGGCGgaggaaacaagaatgtgtccatagtacacggatgtccctcTCTCATGGTTATAGTCTATATTCAGTGGACTGTGTAATCGGggtcaaaattctaatttggcattcaatTAGAAAGCTCATACAATAactagggaacatgtgtacttgattggacttcaactttaccaaaaactacctcgaccaaaaactttaacctgaagcgcgACAGACGGATGAACGATCGAAGAACGGACGCACAGCGGACGGCcaggaaacataatgcccattTACAGTCATAGGTGGGGCATTAACATATAGTATGAAGCCCCTACTGTATTCAAGTCCCTATCTAACCAAAATTAAAAGTTGGTATGATTTGAAAATGTATACCGCGAGATCATgacataaatttatattttattattatctcAAACTTTTGATATgaaattaaaacttgaaaaaaaataatgtcagttAACAGGTAACaacaaattgaaatataattagtTGCAGTATTTATCCTTAAAAAAGATGAAAGGAAAAGTATGTCATTCAGAAATAAATTAAGAACATATAGAGAGAGTAATATGAAATTTGAACCCTGTCTGTCTTAGTTGGCGTCAGCCGGTAGACAGAAAGCACCGTACTTAACCTACATTCCTACACTGGTGCTGTTCTTCGATTTAAAGGAATTATAACattcctaaaaaaatatataattgtagaatatcaattcattttccattaattttcttatttgtaaGATTATTATAAATTCAATATAGCCAATGTTTTGCACTGAAAAATAAATCCCATGATTAGAAATTCCGGGATATATAACCCATCCGTTCCGATACATAAAAATATTATCGATCATCTGAATCTTCCGGTCAAAACAATGGTTCGAGGAAATTTTAGACGGAAAAGTTTAGACAGACAAGctattgttaaaacatgtccaaATTGTGAAAAACAGGTGATATACACAAAATGCATTCCaatgtttaaaattatatacattttttccaACACTGCAATGTTCAGCCAACAACGAACAATAAGTCTAAAtgttctgggacgccttcctacgagtACGAGCCTTGTCAGACGttataaatttaatgaaaaaaatagccttgcccatgttgccagacgtcataattatttggactaggtattCACAGGCctttgtttctatccatgggaagactCACTCATGAATATAtgttcaccatttccattctcaattttatttgttgataGTGGGTCAACAAATAAAGTTTATATTGTTACTTGTTTAGCGGTACCTCGAATTACCGAATAACagtgttattatccgaataactcATGTAATTACcgaataactcttcaaatatcaatattaacacatttaagtgacttttaaacatatattattgaataaaattataatagaagtgtattttataacctaaaaataaaaaaaaaagttgcaggtaagttaatattgatcattataaaattatggatatcggtgtgtacttccaagatggcgaccaaggaaaacgtaagaaatgaagaaaagaaagattgcaTATATGCCTTCAAAGGAAAACGCTATGAAAATATAGTATTAAATAATTTACTGTATATACAGAGAATTGtctaataattgtttttcagaaaggatttgaaaatttaaccagTACATCAAAGCAATGCAATTACTCCAATCACTAATTACTTTTCATAACAATTTACtcaacattaaataaaatgtaattaagaattttcacatattcaattcaaatctaatcaaaaaattattataattgattgttttaataaaaacaaagcttCTGAATGGATGATTTTTatgtttattctaataaaattttctcaaaactaaatataagattttcattggcaaatataaatgtttttacaagtcactttaattttgtataaaaagccATGAATACATGTGTGCTGTTTTCCATTTTCAAAATGGCTTTATATCCGTGTGTTCAATGTGATGAAGAATGTGTTGATTGCACCATTCAATGCAGTTGTTGTGATCGTTGGGTTCACAGTGCTTGTGTCCCAATGGATGATGCATTGTTATTGGCCTGGTCAGATGTGTCTCTAAAGTTCCTTTGTAAGGACTGTTGCTTTACAGACAACAAGTATGACATGGCCAAGGCGTTAGAAAGTTAAGTAATTTTCATACATACCTTTTATTATAAGCTATACAAATGCGAAATTgggttttttatattattaatagaGAGTGAAACATGgtacaagaaaaataaaataaaatatttaatttcaaagaagACAATCTTTCACCtagtttattatatttcatttatttcttatttcatttaaaatgtatttaatttacttaatttaaattactaaaaaatcagaattaaaaataataaaataatactcaattaatattcttctaaaattagtatttacgttttttttattgctacttttatttattttcatacattgaaTAATTTGAAAGTGATAATGAGTTAATTAGttccaataaacaaaataatcattaccTCACACTTCTGTTAGATTGTTAATTGGGTTGTTGTTTACTGACACGTGCCCATTACATAATTAATCATTAAGagataatgaaattatattacaGTATGGACACTCTGCATTAAACAGGCTTGTGACTGTCTTGGTATACCAAGGCTGCATTACCAACAccaataattataataatgaaaaatagaacacaaataaatatttacaactaTACAATATGTACATCCTATGTTAGTTTTCTGTCAAAGGGTAATAATGTTCAATGTTTCACCaataatttttgattatttaaaatgaaaaattattaaaaaaagatattttaataaagttaatttgAGTTTTCCTGTTAAAAAAAGCTTTCTTCTGGCAAATtctaatttgtaaattataaaatatgtaagaacttttggattattttagtcattcgatgttaaaaaaaaaccctctTCTAACAAAATACATTGCACGTGGAGTCATTGAGAAAATAGTTCAGTTCATTTCCTAACTTTGTTAATAAACCAACTGACCGACTTCCTCAAAGCTACTAAGAAGGCACGGTAACCCTCTTCAGTGAAATGTATCCCGTCACGAGCTTCGTATTCCACCCTATAAACATTAGTTGGCTTGAAATAATGTACAAAATGATTTTCAAGAGCTATgcttttcatcattttgttcacTATCTCTCGGCGAACTGTATGCTCATCGGGAGTGCAATACCAAGGCCCGGACCGCTTCATAACTGACATGAATACCACTGATACTCCTCTCGAAAGACAAGCATAAATGAAAGTATTCATGTCTGATCTGAAGGCAGTCTCATCAAAAGAATATCTGTCACAATCATTGCTACCTATTTGACAATTTCAAATAACCACATGTGGACTATAATGCACAAACAAGCCAGCCTCAATTGCTTCAGTTAATCTCTTGAACGTGGCACCAGGATAACCATGCATTTGAACAGAGACCTTCCCATGAGCATTAGACGGGTTCTCCCAGGTATGGGGTTTCCGCCTATTCTCACACAAACGTCTCAAATTCTCAACATAGCTATGCCCAAGTACCACCGCTGAACGTGTATAACAAGTTAACCAACAAATCTGAGGTGACTAGTGGACCCAGCAACAGGAAGatcacaaatataaaaatatgataaagataatatttttttaataactaaaattaaaacaaaaactaatttaaatagtttactattccatattttattttaaaaaatgcccACCCTCACATTGTTCATTGCCGTGACGTGGCGTGAGGGCTCTACTTTGGTGGTCTAAGATGAACACGTTGAGGGATTGTAtgcaatctttcttttcttcatttcttacgttttccttggtcgccatcttggaagtacacaccgatatccataattttataatgatcaatattaacttacctgcaactttttttttatttttaggttataaaatacacttctattataattttattcaataatatatgtttaaaagtcacttaaatgtgttaatattgatatttgaagagttattcgGTAATTACATgagttattcggataataacactGTTATTCGGTAATTCGTGTTACCCCTTGTTTAGTCCAAATGAATTAGTACTATTAAAAGCATTTACTTTTAGCAGGATATTTATATAGTCCTCAAATAATTTGTAGCACTAACAAAGTAACACATACTGATTACAATTTACAATTGTTTTGGAAAAACAAGTTCAACTAGGAACTTCTTAATGGTGAGATGTTCAATAAATGATATGATcgttctaaaaaaaataacattgttaACTTGTATGGACAATGATGGATCTTCATGCTTCAATGAAATTATaaagtttattatatatttgaatttgtttgttttgcaGATTCCTGTGGCATGTAAAACATGTGGTTGTGGTCATAAATTCATCACTAAAAGTAGAGCAAACTCAACACCAAGTGTGAAAACTGAAGGTATAGTATATAAATCAACTCAAGGAATCCATGATTTGGatactttaacaaaaaaaacccaacacaaaTGAATTTTCTTAAATTGGAAGTTGAACTGAAAATTGTCAGATTTGTAATGTGGGATCGATAAGCCAGTACAtctgaaatctaaattttaaagaaattttcccaaaaaattttgacaaacaaatgtttgaagaaaaatgaataattataacaaaattacaTAAAGATTAAGAACTTTAGAAAATTCTTCTGTATTAACAAAAATTGCATCTTGACATGATAGAAGAAGTATGTTCAAATTTGATTTCTTGTACATAAACCTGCTTATAGCTTATATTAACAGTAAGTTTGTAACAATTACAAATTAACTGGCTGTTTTTGTATTGGCCCTGGTATAGATTTCCCATCAGTTGTATTGGCACTCAACTCTGAATCTCAGAGCCAATACAGCTAACCTTAAATCTATACCAGGGAGAATATAGAAACACTAAGTTTTTTCACccaattattctttatatattctttattatATACCACAAGGCCTTGACTATCCTTCGGTCTTTCTATCTGTCCCATTTTGTTTCTTCAATCCAATTTAAGTTTGCctcatgcaaattttatgaaactcataccCAATGCTAAGAACCACAACACACAGACAGAATTTGAATTCTTGCAGTGATTGATTTACCACTCTtacagttatgcccctttttgACTAAGAACAGTGCAAAGCTTGAACTGGAGCATTCATGTCCTCATACACacttttcttgtatttttgtccatttttctcaGTTATTAACTTTTTACCCGTTATTTTATTCTCTATTCTAGTTCTGTAAACCACATGCGATGTTCCCTAgcaataattgtttatttacataacATATGTTTTCAGATGAAGATAGTAGTAGTGTAAAGATCAGAAGAACAGAGAGAACAAGAAGAGAAAGACCAGATTATTTCAATCCACTTTTACTAGAAAATGCTGTTAAAAGACCTAGGAAAAAGGTAAcagatttaaatgtattttattcctCCTTTATTCAGTACTATTTTTGTTCATTAAATTGCATATGTTCTGGGATGCGAATTGGCCAGAATTATGGACAGGAAATTTGTAACTGATAGAAAGTGGTAtgtaaaaaatcaattaaaactttTTTGCCATGCAATTAGGTCACCTTCACACTCCTTAAAGatatataatattatacataatggtttacttttataaattgttattgggatggagagttgtctcattagcactcacactacatcttcctatatctatgtaaaattTTGATTACAAGTAGAGTTTGGCACATTTGCAAGTCAAGCGCAAAATTGAATGTCCTGATTATAACATGGCTACAGATTTTTAAATGCCAATTACCAAAAACAAACTCTTAGCATCCGTCTAATTATTAAACATAAGCTTCATTTAAAATTATACCTATATGAACGGTACATgtataaacaagaatatgtccccagtacatggatgccccatctgcactatcatttttctgtgttcagtggacgagggaaatctctaatttggcattaaaattagaaagatcatatcatagggaacatgtatactaagtttcaagttgattggactttaacttcatcaaaatctaccttgaccaaaaacttaaaactaaaccgggacaaacggacggacggacgaacaaacagatggatgcacagaccagaaaacataatgcccataaatgggccataaaaaaaagaagatgtggtatgattgccaatgagaattctccaccagagatcaaataacacagaagttaacaattatagatcacTGACTGGCCCTCAACAGTGAGCAACTTGTGGACTTTAacagaaatttaacaaaatattaatgGCTATATTTACAGTCACAGCCTTCAACAACTACACCAGTAAAGATAGAAGAACCACCTTCAGATGAACCCCCTAAAAAGAAACGTGGAAGACCCAAAGGTGCCCCAAATAAACCAAGAAGTCAATTATTAGATACaaataaattgataaaagaaGAATCAGATTATGAAGaggataaaattgaaaatgaaaatgaagtagAAGAAGGTAAGATTGACGAACAGTCAAACTTGATTAccgtggatttatttatttttgtggattgaggaaatcTTTTTTGTGGATATTAGATTTAGTGGTTTTGCAAAAAAAGTCTTCTTACACTCCTATAGAATATTTGTAAGTCGTTGAAGATTTAAATTCATTGTTCCTCTGTATACATTAAATCCTTGAAAAATAGTAATCAATAATACTAAAGAATACATAGTATGTTGAAAAACTAAGTTGCAATAACAATCTTATTATTTTTAAGGGTAATGAGTTTTAGTGGTGAATTCAAAATAACACTGAACTCAAACATGGGGCTCCAATATCATGTTCAAAAGTTGTCTCAGTCAGGTCATTTGTAAGCAAACTAAACAGTTCATTACTAATCTTTTACTGGGTTTGAACATTTTTTGAGGTTCACAGGTTCTCTTAAATTAGACATTAGGTCCCCCCAAATTTCCCAAGGTTGCAAGTCAGATTCAACTATGTTGAATCCACAAGtatactttagtttgcctcaaccaaatgttatgaaacttattcacaatgctaaTTACTACAAAACACAGAACCTTTTCAAgctttggtggtgtcactttttaATACTATTCTCAGGTTATGCCTCTTTATAAAGTTATATGCAAGTGGGGGCTTCATCTGTGTTTCATGGACACATTTtccagttattttcatttttatgatttcTCTTTGGTAATAGGTCAGTCATAACTTGAAGACCCATTGGGGGCCTTCTGccgttttctgctctttggtcaggttgtctctttgacacattccagatttccattctcaattttatttgaagacGACCTATATATTAAGAGACCTATTTTCCAAATTTATAAAGATTGTATCTCTGGAAGTATAACTTTTTGGATATTAAACCTAAATTGAACaggttaaaaatcaaaaatatcaccCAAGCGCATATACTTTGCCCAAGGATATTTGTTGATTATATTGTATGATACAACTGAACAGTTTTTGTGTTTAAACATGTGTAGCTAGATAAAATGTTATGATTTTAACGTCCAGAAATCACATGCAAAACAGACTAAGAAatcattcatatatatacatacagaTAGTTTGAAAAATAGAACTTTCAGAAACAAGACTAAATTGTCATggtttattttcaaatgatataCAATCTAACACTACAAAGCATAATTAATTTTGTCTTGCTTGTTACAAAGTCAGTGCAACAAGACTTGATAGACTTGCTTCTTCTAGTGTTAGTGTTAACAATAATTGTCCACAAAAAGCTTGTGATAAGGTCAAGTTACCACTAATGGAAATCAGTGAAATTTGGTACATGTATGCAGTTTTATTaataacatttacatatatataattccACCTGGATTCTTAGGTCCAGCCTCCTCAGTCTTGGTTTATTGAATTTGAAACATTACATAGTTTATTTACATTAAAGTTGTgacatttaatataaatattaatgtcTGCAATATATAATATTATCTTAAGCACATACAGGCAAGATATATCTTGgttttaatttaataaacaagTAATTAATTATTAACTACATATTTTCAATTTCAGAGGAGGAGATAGACATGTATGCAGATATGCCACAGGAAAGAATGAAACAATTCAGTTTTATATTGGGTGATCTAAACAGGAAGTTTCTTGGTCAAGGAACACAACCAagatgaaaacaataaaatagtGTTAGAAGGAACACAATCTGAATAGACTGAGCTGTTCATGCTGGACATGAAAATTTAGAATTGAAAAGATGTTTACATTGTCTTGAAAAAATGTTGTACATCGGTATTTTAacagaatatataaaaatacgaGACAATtccaatttgtttgttttaattatgaTGGACCccaaatatgtatataaaaattcctACGCACATTGATCTAAACAAGGGTTTCTTGGTTAAGGGACACAACCCAGATGAAATTGATAAGCATAGAGTAAGAAGTACCACAACCTCGAAAAACTTGTGGATTGCAAAATTTATTACATGGTCTGAAAAATTTTGGATTTAAAAGGGAGAAAGAGATGTTGTAAATCAGtacttttccaaaaatatataagaataCAATAATATtgcacatttgttttttcatgcCACTGCATTCACTGGAGGGTTCATTAAGTGCACTTAGTTCATCCATCCACTGGTATCTCCCATAAACTTGTTTGCTTTCTCAAACATAAGTTTGCCATTACCAAATGTTATGGAACTTACACACAATGCTAATTATTACCAAAATACAGATCAAATTTTGTTGGTGTCACTTTTACCTTTTTTTGGTTGTAACCATGATAaccctttatttatataaagttatatgcaaaaagtaaaattacaaaaatactgaactctgagaaaaaatcaaaatagaaagtccttaaccaaatggcaaaatcaaaagctcaaacacatcaaatgaataaataacaactgtcatattcctgacttggtacaggtactTACAAGTTAGGCCATCACCTGTGTCCCTTGGGCAcattctacatttattttaatttttaaaggacCTCAAATTTCCATTTGGTAATAGGTCAACCATAACTAGTGCAGTACAGCTGTCAATTTATACCTGTGGTCCCTGGCCGGGATTTGAACTCATGCTATTGGGATATCGATACAACACTACCTGCACTATATCCATTGCTATAGACCACTCAGACACCTAGAATGAACTAATAATTCAGTTTTCAGTGGCCTAGTGTTACCTTTCCTTGTTAGTAGAATCTTGAGTTGTAACatagtacatgatatattatgGATGTAAATGGAATTGATCGCAAATAAGTTAAATGTCTAGCATAATGAATAGAAAGATAGTCACagaaataactattttgataagtaCTTGTATGTATCTTACGATACTTTTATAGGTGTACTAATTTAGTAAAAGATATGAACAATAACAAACCACCAAAGGGCCTCAACAATGTGCAAAACTCATACAGTTTAAAAGATTTAAAGCCTCAAGATGGCAAACGATGAAATACTAGTAATTGACAAACAGAAAACCAATGACCTCTACTGATCTATGCTTAACACAATTGTGGAGGAACTAATGACAATTGAGAAATGCTTAATTATCCACATGTGTTTGGAAATAACTGCATTCTGATCAATGCACGTTTTATAGTCATTCCATACAGTAGTTAACCTAATGCTTATAGTACCGGTACTTGAGGagcagaccaaaacacaaaagctgaacattgaccaatgaactatgaaaatgagatcaaggtcagatgaaaccttcCAGACTGACATGAAACCTctagtcattccatacaccacatGTAGTTGACCTGCTTATAGAATTTACTAAATGGACTTAATCAtgtaactttaaccttgatcacttaTTAATCCAttaaatgaggtcaatgtcaggtgaatcctgtctgGAAGGCATGTATTTACCATATGACAtatggtaaatgtttgtttttatagtgattaagataattgTTGACTGTTGACTAATTTTGAcacttttacctattatgtctgtttgtcttgttcacaaatcattgtcaatattttggaattttatgTAACTGTCATACAGGTGaaaggttcagctagctataaaaccaggtttaatccatcattttccaCATAAGAagatgcctgtactaagtcaggaatatgacaattgttgtccattcgtttgatgtgtttgagcatttgattagggaccttctgttttgaattttcctcagagttcagtatttttgtgatattactttttttttaaattgagtaatgaactgtaaaaatgaggttaggtc contains:
- the LOC139485359 gene encoding UPF0547 protein C16orf87 homolog — translated: MVRGNFRRKSLDRQAIVKTCPNCEKQIPVACKTCGCGHKFITKSRANSTPSVKTEDEDSSSVKIRRTERTRRERPDYFNPLLLENAVKRPRKKSQPSTTTPVKIEEPPSDEPPKKKRGRPKGAPNKPRSQLLDTNKLIKEESDYEEDKIENENEVEEEEEIDMYADMPQERMKQFSFILGDLNRKFLGQGTQPR